A region of the Haematobia irritans isolate KBUSLIRL chromosome 5, ASM5000362v1, whole genome shotgun sequence genome:
CCGCGATTCACAACCCATCGAGTAAAGTTTTTGTGTTATTTGCTAGTCCTCGTTATAAGAATACAAACACCACCGATGATCCCATAATCAAAGCAATTTTAtcctatgaaaatgttcatttaagGAATCTCAATTTATGGACGTATTCAGCCGGTACAGCTGTTTACGATCTTCTAAAAGATGGTGCTTTATTCAGGTCGAGGTAAGGAAATCttgaatttcatttaatttatttcaattttgttatttgtattTGCTCCTGCTCATATTTATATAGATCACAATTCAATGCAAGCCGCAATCTAACATCCATCAATGTATGGGTGATTGATTGTTGCTACATACACACCAAGTGCGTACTGTGTACTGTGCGATTGTTTTAGAccaatatttaggaaatttcTTTCAAGTCTGTGTTCTACACGATGCTTTACTATGGTTTAATTCATATAAGTATGCCATGAGAATCTTGTTTTCCATTCAAAATAGAACGAAATCGGAATATAGGGGATACCCATCAAGGACCTGttagaaatatacaaaaaactcAATTTGGTAGGTGGTCGTACTCCATTGTAACCCGGTGTATGGTTACTAAACCCGTCCACTTATGGTAAGTCATTATTTTCAAGCATACTGTATTGCTGGGTGTTCTTGATGAGCAGTTTTTAGCCTTAATTAAGCGACCAGTTTTTGTTGCGATATGAAAACGTGTACACATACAATTATTTCTTAGTACAAATTTCAAagtgatatttataaaaattgagttagcaatttttgaatgaaatgaatcgtcttaaaattttacatgGGTCAAAAATCTGTATTTAATACTTTCGACTCTCATTGTTctacattttattatatatgtaaataaaaatattatttcaaatttcttcACAGTTATGTTCTGTCACATATATCGGATTTCCTGCGTTATCTAACACTATGGCGGTGGGGTGGAACTTATCTTGATATGGATCTTGTTGTGTTGAGATCTTTGGAGGATGTACCACCAAATTATACAGGCGCTGAATCGGACACCCATCTAGCTGCTGGTGTAATGAATTTCGCACATGATGGTTTTGGACATGAGATCGCTGAAGAATGTCTATTAGACTTGCAACGAAATTTCGATGGCTCCAACTGGGGTAACAACGGTCCAGGGGTTATAACACGAGTAATTAAGCGAATTTGTCAAACCAACAACATTAAAGTTATGCAGGATACAAAGCGTTGCATGGGTTTTAAAGTTTTTCCAGTAGAGGCTTTCTATGCCATTCCCTGGTTGGAATGGAGTCATTTTTTCGATCCAGATGCTTCAGGCAGAACAATGGAGCGTATCAAAAATTCCTATGTTGCCCATGTCTGGAACAAACACTCAGTAAAAAGGAAGATTAACCTTAAAGATCCCAGACCAACAGCCTATGGTTCTCTGGCTCAAAAACATTGTCCCCGAGTATTTAAAGCAGCAGGAGAATATTTCTAAATAGTAATGCACAAATTACAAATCTCAACTTAAGTTTCCTCCTGGGAATTGACAAcacaatttctatatatttcctTTCTGCGCACAACACCCCCATCATACATACCAAAGCATTATTTATTTTACCCACAAATTTTATGGTAATATCGAACAAGTAGCTATGTATAAtaatttgtagaaaataaaatctcAATGTCAAGTTTTTTACAATAGTAAGCACTGGGAGTATTTCTTTATCACATTGCCCCATGGCCAATGAAAACAATAATTGTACaactttttagtttattttttaatgcagttttatttcatttttcaaatttgtgttttcttttctttttgtttttattttgtgtggTTTTCAATAAGAGATACTTTTGTGTTGTTGTAATCATGGGTTTTCTTTGTTAAGATGTAATAATTGTTGATTTCTTTGCGTGACATGCTCTTTTCCTGATGAGGTCAATACCATCCATCCATCCTAGTTTAATGTCAAGTGCAGCACCATCGCGATTTGCGATACCTGCTGTTTTATCGAAATGTTTAGGGAAAAGAGCACCCCACATgttaaaacaattaattatcTGGCTGTTTGCTCCATTTTgttgtaattaatttaaaaataatctcAAACATGACGTCTGGCATTCGTCGACAAATGATTGACATTGTTAAGTAGTATACATCAGGCATCTCCAGAACCGCCAACAACGACAACATTGCCCCCATTATTGTTGGGACATTTGGGTGTATATACTGTGGCGTTAGGGTCAAGATTGGATCCATTGGCATTTGTTACGCCATTGGAAACCTGAGAAACTAATACCGACGTTGCCACTGATACCGATACCGGCACAACACAAGGACATTGATTTTGTTGCTGTTTCTGTTGTTGATTGTTTGCGATTTGTTGTTGATTTACAACAAAGTCTAGCTGCTGTTGAGCCTGAGCGGCGCTTAGACTGGTTAGCATCGGAGAAGCTGGGCCGGGTCCGGATTGCAATGGGGGGGTATCGTTCATGCGCAACATTGAACTTGCTCCCGTGGAACTGCACGATGGCAAACACAATGAATCTGTGGGCATTACCGCAAGGAGTTGTGCAATTTTTGCCTTAAGATCGTGCACTTCATCCTCTTTGGAGCGTCGTAAACCtaaaaaagtataaataaatatttttgtatgaatAGTACAAGTTGTCTTTTACATGCAATTTAGATACAAAAAACTACcaagtgaaaattaaaattctgaatGGTTAAAGGAATCGAAAAGAGTTCTGGAAAATTTTCCGATTATTATCCGAAAattgtttttccatttttttggtttaatcaTTGCGCTTAATCTTCTTACTTTCTGAAATCTCCAATTGTCGTTTGGCATCTCCCAGAGCTGAGAATAAGTCCAGCTTAACCCTCGTTTCTGCtgaaagatttttttccaaTGTACAATTCTTATCCTGCATTGCTGCCAGGGCATTCATTAGGACATCAGCTCCAGGTTGTAGAGAATCACGATTACGAATTTCGGCTTCAAACAGTCTTAACTATTACGAAGAGAAATATAAAGTATTAGCATATATGTGTATGTGTTTTACTATTTGAATTGTCCTTACTTGCTGCTCCAATTCACGACCGTGTTGTTCAGCAATTTGTTTAGCTTCTtcagccaatttaagtttttggcTTAATTGCTTGATTTCCTCATCCATTTGCTGTTTTCTTTGTTTACATTGCGGACTGCACTCAGGACGTGCTGCTTTCTCCTCTGCCTGTTTGCGAGCCTTTTTCTCATTGTTCAATTGAGCATCCAGTGACTGTTTCTGCCGCCTCTCCTCGGCCAAACGTCGTTCTATATTTTGCAGCTGTAACATATCAGTGTGGCGGGCATTTGTCAATTCGTGTATACGTTTCTCCAGTTCATCGCATTCTTTCTGTTTGGCCTGCAAACAGGATTTTGTGGTCATGTTAGTTTCCAATTTTTGCCTTAATTCATTTTCGATCTGTTTCATGTGGCTGATCTCGGAGCGATATTTCTTTACATCGGCCTCCAGCTTGAGGCAAGATTCGCAAATCTTGGAAACAACTTTCGAAGCTAAATGTGTTATTGCCGAGGTGGCTGAATTACTTGACTTCGCCGAAGACGACAAAGACGATGTGGATGACGATGATGAAGATACGGATGAAGCATCCGAATTGTGATGTTGATTGTGAGTATCTTTAGATGCATTATTATGTTGTTGATTCTCTTTATTGGAATCCTTATGATGATTATTGTTTGTGTtactgttattgttgttgtgatAGTGATTGTCCTTGGAAGTGTTCTCTTTTTTGGAACGATTTCGTCGGCCTAGAATTAATAAGAAATCATAAGTTGTTGAATCAACAAGTCTCTATTATATTTCTTAATTACCCTTGGTCTTTTCCACAGCTTCAACAGATACCACTACTACTTCTTCGCCATCCAGTTGTGTTGCCGCATTACCATTAATTGTATGCGTTTGTTGTGTTGATGATGTAtttgcagattttttactggatTTGCCAGATGTTTCTAAACACAGAAAAATTACATGAAATTTATCGTAACATTCCTTATTCTAATTTGATATACTAGGTGTCATTTGAAGGGCTTTATAAAAACCTAACAATGCTGAATTTCTTTCATAGTTTTAATTATCTTACCATGTTTCTCTTTCTCCTTGCTTGCAGGTGGTTGTTGGTGATAGTTATTATTATCCCAATCacctttttctttattattgttattatgatTCTGGTGATGGCTATTGCTTTCATTACTTTGATGATTCATTTGATgataattgttatttttgtgcCTGTTCTCTTTATCCACACTGCGGCGATTATTTTTCCCGCTGTTTGCTGTAACATTCCCACCTACGTGACCGTTAGAAATTgctataaattttaaatcaatttagtataggaacaaaattttagagtcGACTACAAGGCATACAAGCTACAATATCAGCTCTGGAAATGTCATACATATTTACAATCTCTATGGGGatataactatatataatttggtgtttttacattttacttgcAAATGTTAGAATTGAAGCCTGAGTCCACCAATATGAATGGCATATCTTTGGCATCTGCAATAAACTGATccatattgaaataaacttcactttccgatttttattttcaattggaTTTGGGTATGTGTAATAACAGCAATTATATACGACTTCGAGAGGTGTTGCACAAAGTCGTACaaagttaaaatattaataaaatacttTCACCAGGGCTGCAtgtttacaatgaaaatatgaTAACGAATATAACCAATATATAAGGGaatgtaatttaaaatatttttgacgaATATTAACAGGTTTCCGTCCAACATAATTATTATGCCCATCAGTTTATTCCATTTGCCAACGATATTCAAAAATAGTTTGTTTAAAagcataaaatataatttaccaCCACTACCGCCACCAATTTGTACATAGCTCTTATCATCATTAGACGTTGATGATGATGCCGTTAGCGTAGTAGATAAATATGAGGCTGAAGACGTAGATGTAGAAGATGTTGTATTATTAGAGAAGGAAGAATTTGAGGATGAGGAGAAATTAGAGTTGGTAACACCCGTTACTTGACAAGCAGCAGATGAAGCCGTTGAAGCGGCACCATTTGCAGTTAAACAGTTACCATTATGATTATTGTGATGATGATGTGACTGTTGTTGATCCTGATGATTGTGATTTTGTGCTGAAGCCACTGAACCATTTGCTGTGGCTATAGAATTTGATATTTGTGTATGGGCTGCGGTGAGTGAAGCTCCAGATGCTGTTGAATTGCTCTGATGATGATTTTGTACGGCATGATTCGCTGAGGAGATGGCAGCAACAGCATTTGAATTGTTGGAAGTGTTCGAGGCTAATGCAGTCAGCCCTTCGTCTGCCACTGGTGTGGGTTCCTCTTGGGGCAGTGCTTGTTGCAATAATTGCATGTAGAATTCATTTTCTTTTGCCACCTCACGTTGCTTGCGTTGACGCATGCGATAGCCCACATAGCTTTTGAAGCCAAATCCTAAAGTAACCACAGGATAACCAATGCTggagaaaaataataaacatgagcatgagtttatttttacagtaaaaaaaaaacgaaactaaCCAGTGTGCTGCAAATGGTCTACATAAATCTAAGTGAGGCATATGTCTGCTATCCTTCCATCGTATGCCAGCctctaaatatacaaataacatcCATAGGATTATAGTGGGCAAGCAAATGCCTTTATCTATTATAACAGAAAGGAAAATAGTTTAGTTAAATTAGGGTATAAATTAAGTAGATGGCAAAATTATTCTTGTCCGCTATTCTttaaaactacggtttacaTGAGAACTATATAGATGGAGGTTATGGCGAATTATGTAAAATACTAGTGTAGTTTTTTGTGGGTCTGTATAAGATTATTGGCGGTTTTTACTTTTGTGAAACACAAATTTAATACCGGCTTTTAGGTAGGAAGCCCAAAGCTtgatattttttaaacacaTGACTTCAAAGTATTAAAACCATCCTTGCTGAGGGGTTCAACCAtgtctttgaaaaaaatatttttcctttgtGATCTTACCTGTATGCCAAACGTATTGtacccaaacatatgtactGGCAGCAAATAATAACCAGTTTACTGGTATAAAGAATAGACATACCAAGTCCGATGTTATTGCAATGCATacaaataaaacagaaaatgcctgaaaaacatcgaaaaattctttcaagagtagaataacaaaatgtttttggcgGCAAACTTACCAATCCTTTATATTTAAATGAGTCGTGTACGGAACGCAATAGTaaccaaaatggccatagaaattCAAAGCgaaacataaacataaaatctGCTGTTATCACAATAGCCCATAGTACCaagaatttcatatataaaacaGTGGTGCTGAAAACAACAAGCTCATTTGTAGAAAATATCCAAACGTATTGGGAATTAGACTCACCTGCCGTACATGCTTTCCGTTATTTTGTTACGTTTTATAGGCCTTCGAAGTTTGCCGCAATCGGCATTGCGACGCTtcattttgaaatttgtaatttttccaatttaaaaaataacagttttgaaaaaaatgttgagtgcCGCAGCGCAGGACGGCAACCGCGACTCTATGTgacttgtgttttcttttcttttgggGGCAAATGTCTGTTGTGGCCGTCTCGATTTCGCTCTGAGGAGGCGGAGTAATTATTTAACAATTATACAGATGATGCACTGTTATAGAGAGCACGCGAAAATTAGATATCTTTAACCGCCAACACCTTTTctctttttgttgtattttcttTAGCGTCTTCGTCTGTTACACTTTGTGTTTGTAGAACAAAtggctatttttaaatcaatgtcTTCCCCCGTAGCCGTGCTCAACGTTTGCCAAAGGAATctcttattattattgttattttggcCGTTTTGTTTAGTGCAGTTATTGGTAGTGGTGCTGATATAACATTGACGAAGTGGTTTATTAAATATTCCACCATACTCCCCAATATGTTGAAAAGCCTAATTCATATTCGGGATGAAATCTCTTCAAGATATGGACAGTAAAAGCTCTTGTTTAGCTCTTATTTCTCTGtttattctgtagtatagtaatTTTTTGAGATGGGAATCGTCTAATCTAAAATACGTTTATCATATTATATTCGGTGTTTAACAACAAGACGGGCTGTTTGTAGCGATGATGATCTCCCATAGAATTTTTACGTAtcgcttgttttttgtttacattgagtttcacttTAGCTTGCGAATGCGTCTGCTTTTTCTCTTGGGCAAAGACAAATGTTTGTTGGTTTTCGTATCTGCAAGTATATTTGacgatatttaaatgaaatactcAGCAAATTTGTATTGGAATTTCTAAAAAGATCGATAGATGTGCTGTAATACAGGGTGATGTGTTTTAAGCTATGACAGACAGCAAAGTTATTGCacaattgacaaaaaaataaaagcgggctaAGTTTAATCAATCGGAACAAAACTTGCGTGGTAtatactcaaaacctaaaaaattgtacTACATATAGTTTAGATTAGATAAATTAAGATGCGCTCCGTTTACCTCCAGAATTACAGAATTACTAAGAGGATAAACCACGAATGAAATCCTTTCTGATATTAGACCATAACATTCTAAATTTGGCATAACTGTGGGTCTCGACAGCTTAGCACGTCTTCGAAATTAACACTGATTGTAATATATGACTTACATTAGGTAAAAGGACTAGCATACATCATTACGTGCTATGCCAAAATCGTTGATGggtgtttatagaaaatatatgaaattatgGATTACTTTCAGGGATTTCTTACAAGTTGGCCAATCGGAGTATTTTTTAACTGAGCTTACTTTTGTCACACCCTGTAGAATTAcataaattttactttcaaatgtcaatgtttttatttccattatattgttgttttgtttttctttgcttttCATTGCATTTCTGCTATTTTTAAacgcaaaaaagaaaaacagatCACTACTCATTTACGTATGTATGCATACTGTATTGCCCCTTTCGAGTGAATGTACTCCCAGCAACATGtctattcttaaaaaaaaaaaaaaaaaaacaataatcgcCGACATCTTACTAAAGACTTAGATGGAGTAATGACTCTTAATTTGGTATTCCATGTGAACGTCGTAAAGTGATTCCgatatacagaaaatttgagGATTATTTTTCTGGATGCATATTTGCCAGATTTTCACATTCTTTTCAACAGATGTGCAAATTCTATGTGTTTTAGAAATGCCAATTTGCAAAAACAAACAATGCCAAATTGGCGAAatctaaatgaaaacaaaaatgatgAGATGTTGAAAAAGATATAGGAATTAATATCGAAAACATTCGATTGGGAATGTAAGCAACTAGTCTAATTACATGAGCATTACAAGTGGCATAAATTGTAAAGCCAAATAAATTAAACCATAAACTTCCATTTCCAAACTGATTGTTGAATATCAAAAGTCGACGTATATACCTGCAATTAATTAAGGAGGTGAAACATCGGGTGCAACTTTGGACAATGGGTATTGGGATCAATCCCAGTTTCAGATGAACAACAAAAACTTTTCAGCAGTGGTTTATCTCCTTTCGTTGACATTCCTGAGTTTTTAAAAGCTATTTAGGGATTTCCTATCACCGAAATTTGTACTGATACCCATTTGTATTCCCAAACTTTTACACAATAGCTCATATTTAAGATTTAACTAAAGCCCCTATTTTTTGATATGGTGTGTGAAATGTCATAAATATAGCTTCAATTCAAGACAAAACTTTGGATATAAAATACGATGAGTGGAGTTTAATATAGTCGGTATGTCCCAACATGGTACAGATTAAAAACTAATATGTAGTAAAATCGTCTGTTGGTTGAGTCTACCATATTTACAATACGTCTAGACTTACCAAAACGCTTAAACACTACTTGGAATCGatagtatataaaaaaatttactttcgatTGGTTAATTTACAGACCGCTTCAATGTCTCTTTTATAAACAATTCAACCCTAATGCAAATGAAGGTGGTTTTCGTGCATACATCTTCCTTTTTAACCAATCATAAATATCCTCAACACCTGAATGTACTAAaagaaaatgcaaataaatatgtatatgatGTAAATGTTAACTGAATTGGTTATTTCGTTTGGCTCACAGTCTAAGCAAATACCATGATGATGTTATAGACATGATGTGTTATTAATAACCAATAAATATAGCTGGAACACCTTTCAGTGTTAGGATATGAAGAAGACAGTTTTATACAGGAAATAGGAAACGGAAAAGGAAAATGGACTGCATTATAAATTCTTTCAATACATTACTAAATGCTAACAACAATGCTGATTTCGAATGgcaataaaaatgttcatattaccatttcttttattttggaGAAGGCCAAATTATTAAAGAATCGTCAATGAAGCGTTTGTATATAAATCGATTttctaaaaacgtatatatatatatacatttacattcCCCTTCTACATACATTCTCTTGGAATTATCATTAAACTGGCTTAATTATGAGAACATTATCAACATGTTGTCtggaaattaaaaacatttgccCAAAGGAACCATTGTGGAAAGGGGAGACGAAAAATCCCTATACGTCACACACTGTTTTAAAAAGTCAGAAGGGAAGTAAAACGTACACGGAAATGTTTGAATAATACGTAACCGTGTAGTTGTTGTAGAAATACTTCATGCCAAAGAGAATTCATCTCATAGAATACATGCAATTGATGTGGAAGATAAAGGACcaacagaaaataaaaagagATGCCAAAACGATCCACAAAAAAACACAAGCAAGTAAAACAGGACTTGTTAAATAGAAGAATACATTATTTCTGTTATTataacaaaaatgcatttagaaaTGATAAAGttgcaatagaaattaaaataaaattttgttacatttgttgcaatcaattttttataaggaTTTCTTATATCTTTATATTATGGAATCGAATTCTATGTAAATTCCCCATACTACATATTATGAACGAAGTTATATTGATGATATGTCTTCAAATGTTGTAACCTATCCATAATATTGGTTCCGAATTCcagaaaatcatatttttaaaattacaaaacaaccctcgaaattaaacattttgaaaattttgcaattattaTAATTGTTTTCCTTCCAAGGCAATTATTTAGTCACAACAGCATCCACAAAAAGAGAGGAATTAACGCAGGAGTTTTTAAGAGAGCGGAGAGCGCGCAAGAAGGAAATAAATGCCATAATGATGAACAATAATAAGGTCCAAGAGGCGAAGGAAGGCagaaggaagaaaattttagacaaactggATAGGTGATTTAATCCATTTTGTTCCCCAATTAATTGCACATAAACACATTTTCCATCACTCTGTTGGTCGAACGGGCAATTTTCCTTGGTCCTTTGCactaacaaaatataaaatattttattttttcaacaacCACATCCATCAATATATACACCGTGTGTATATACAAGAATTAAGGCAGTTTATTCCtgcttacatatatttttttctttgcaacgATTGTGGTACGAGATCTGCGATGATGattttatatagtttttttaatgtattcaccgaaatattaacaatttcttatttttttcacGTATTAAATACATTCACGTCGCGTCTACTTTATAAACCGATTTACATCCAGaaatattatcgattgtttTGCTTCAACAGGGTTGCCAAGTACATATTCGGAATATGAAatattatcgattatcttgattcAATGGGGATGCCATATTTGCCCATTTAAAGATCAAGTCGATAGCGATAATTTATTAATCTTTTGGTATTGCGGATAAAAGTATAGGttagtgttgtaaattttgattactccctgccagcatttcaaagttccatttcaacctcatcgttaccacagactcgtaaatgtcacttcaaccatcatgaaaaggtacatcaaaaagtacatgcaagtaatttgccatccctactgttaaaaaaaccattttttgtgaaacgccaagcgcaaccagcttgttatattttaattaaataaaaacgaaaataaagttctgaaaacatagattatacgcttaaaattgtgaaaggtatattggtgaacaatttggtgattttccaaatggaataaagtgattgtttttcagatattttacagacacgctgcctccatggaataaaaacactggttgatagacgcagcaacatgtaactcgctacttgtaactcaacatcatcattaatgccaaaaattatgttaaatgtaatgtgatagtggtataaatgttatatttttaagaatttgtaaatgtttaatcaaattaataaatatctaaacaaacgtgttttactcgaccacaatgattcttttacaactatcttaaaatgcactttttctgattgtttggagggtcccttattggcgtcgttctaaattgatct
Encoded here:
- the LOC142237607 gene encoding macoilin isoform X4 → MKRRNADCGKLRRPIKRNKITESMYGSTTVLYMKFLVLWAIVITADFMFMFRFEFLWPFWLLLRSVHDSFKYKGLAFSVLFVCIAITSDLVCLFFIPVNWLLFAASTYVWVQYVWHTDKGICLPTIILWMLFVYLEAGIRWKDSRHMPHLDLCRPFAAHCIGYPVVTLGFGFKSYVGYRMRQRKQREVAKENEFYMQLLQQALPQEEPTPVADEGLTALASNTSNNSNAVAAISSANHAVQNHHQSNSTASGASLTAAHTQISNSIATANGSVASAQNHNHQDQQQSHHHHNNHNASYLSTTLTASSSTSNDDKSYVQIGGGSGGGNVTANSGKNNRRSVDKENRHKNNNYHQMNHQSNESNSHHQNHNNNNKEKGDWDNNNYHQQPPASKEKEKHETSGKSSKKSANTSSTQQTHTINGNAATQLDGEEVVVVSVEAVEKTKGRRNRSKKENTSKDNHYHNNNNSNTNNNHHKDSNKENQQHNNASKDTHNQHHNSDASSVSSSSSSTSSLSSSAKSSNSATSAITHLASKVVSKICESCLKLEADVKKYRSEISHMKQIENELRQKLETNMTTKSCLQAKQKECDELEKRIHELTNARHTDMLQLQNIERRLAEERRQKQSLDAQLNNEKKARKQAEEKAARPECSPQCKQRKQQMDEEIKQLSQKLKLAEEAKQIAEQHGRELEQQLRLFEAEIRNRDSLQPGADVLMNALAAMQDKNCTLEKNLSAETRVKLDLFSALGDAKRQLEISESLRRSKEDEVHDLKAKIAQLLAVMPTDSLCLPSCSSTGASSMLRMNDTPPLQSGPGPASPMLTSLSAAQAQQQLDFVVNQQQIANNQQQKQQQNQCPCVVPVSVSVATSVLVSQVSNGVTNANGSNLDPNATVYTPKCPNNNGGNVVVVGGSGDA
- the LOC142237607 gene encoding macoilin isoform X3; protein product: MKRRNADCGKLRRPIKRNKITESMYGSTTVLYMKFLVLWAIVITADFMFMFRFEFLWPFWLLLRSVHDSFKYKGLAFSVLFVCIAITSDLVCLFFIPVNWLLFAASTYVWVQYVWHTDKGICLPTIILWMLFVYLEAGIRWKDSRHMPHLDLCRPFAAHCIGYPVVTLGFGFKSYVGYRMRQRKQREVAKENEFYMQLLQQALPQEEPTPVADEGLTALASNTSNNSNAVAAISSANHAVQNHHQSNSTASGASLTAAHTQISNSIATANGSVASAQNHNHQDQQQSHHHHNNHNASYLSTTLTASSSTSNDDKSYVQIGGGSGAISNGHVGGNVTANSGKNNRRSVDKENRHKNNNYHQMNHQSNESNSHHQNHNNNNKEKGDWDNNNYHQQPPASKEKEKHETSGKSSKKSANTSSTQQTHTINGNAATQLDGEEVVVVSVEAVEKTKGRRNRSKKENTSKDNHYHNNNNSNTNNNHHKDSNKENQQHNNASKDTHNQHHNSDASSVSSSSSSTSSLSSSAKSSNSATSAITHLASKVVSKICESCLKLEADVKKYRSEISHMKQIENELRQKLETNMTTKSCLQAKQKECDELEKRIHELTNARHTDMLQLQNIERRLAEERRQKQSLDAQLNNEKKARKQAEEKAARPECSPQCKQRKQQMDEEIKQLSQKLKLAEEAKQIAEQHGRELEQQLRLFEAEIRNRDSLQPGADVLMNALAAMQDKNCTLEKNLSAETRVKLDLFSALGDAKRQLEISESLRRSKEDEVHDLKAKIAQLLAVMPTDSLCLPSCSSTGASSMLRMNDTPPLQSGPGPASPMLTSLSAAQAQQQLDFVVNQQQIANNQQQKQQQNQCPCVVPVSVSVATSVLVSQVSNGVTNANGSNLDPNATVYTPKCPNNNGGNVVVVGGSGDA
- the LOC142237607 gene encoding macoilin isoform X5; translated protein: MKRRNADCGKLRRPIKRNKITESMYGSTTVLYMKFLVLWAIVITADFMFMFRFEFLWPFWLLLRSVHDSFKYKGLAFSVLFVCIAITSDLVCLFFIPVNWLLFAASTYVWVQYVWHTDKGICLPTIILWMLFVYLEAGIRWKDSRHMPHLDLCRPFAAHCIGYPVVTLGFGFKSYVGYRMRQRKQREVAKENEFYMQLLQQALPQEEPTPVADEGLTALASNTSNNSNAVAAISSANHAVQNHHQSNSTASGASLTAAHTQISNSIATANGSVASAQNHNHQDQQQSHHHHNNHNAISNGHVGGNVTANSGKNNRRSVDKENRHKNNNYHQMNHQSNESNSHHQNHNNNNKEKGDWDNNNYHQQPPASKEKEKHETSGKSSKKSANTSSTQQTHTINGNAATQLDGEEVVVVSVEAVEKTKGRRNRSKKENTSKDNHYHNNNNSNTNNNHHKDSNKENQQHNNASKDTHNQHHNSDASSVSSSSSSTSSLSSSAKSSNSATSAITHLASKVVSKICESCLKLEADVKKYRSEISHMKQIENELRQKLETNMTTKSCLQAKQKECDELEKRIHELTNARHTDMLQLQNIERRLAEERRQKQSLDAQLNNEKKARKQAEEKAARPECSPQCKQRKQQMDEEIKQLSQKLKLAEEAKQIAEQHGRELEQQLRLFEAEIRNRDSLQPGADVLMNALAAMQDKNCTLEKNLSAETRVKLDLFSALGDAKRQLEISESLRRSKEDEVHDLKAKIAQLLAVMPTDSLCLPSCSSTGASSMLRMNDTPPLQSGPGPASPMLTSLSAAQAQQQLDFVVNQQQIANNQQQKQQQNQCPCVVPVSVSVATSVLVSQVSNGVTNANGSNLDPNATVYTPKCPNNNGGNVVVVGGSGDA
- the LOC142237607 gene encoding macoilin isoform X6: MKRRNADCGKLRRPIKRNKITESMYGSTTVLYMKFLVLWAIVITADFMFMFRFEFLWPFWLLLRSVHDSFKYKGLAFSVLFVCIAITSDLVCLFFIPVNWLLFAASTYVWVQYVWHTDKGICLPTIILWMLFVYLEAGIRWKDSRHMPHLDLCRPFAAHCIGYPVVTLGFGFKSYVGYRMRQRKQREVAKENEFYMQLLQQALPQEEPTPVADEGLTALASNTSNNSNAVAAISSANHAVQNHHQSNSTASGASLTAAHTQISNSIATANGSVASAQNHNHQDQQQSHHHHNNHNGGNVTANSGKNNRRSVDKENRHKNNNYHQMNHQSNESNSHHQNHNNNNKEKGDWDNNNYHQQPPASKEKEKHETSGKSSKKSANTSSTQQTHTINGNAATQLDGEEVVVVSVEAVEKTKGRRNRSKKENTSKDNHYHNNNNSNTNNNHHKDSNKENQQHNNASKDTHNQHHNSDASSVSSSSSSTSSLSSSAKSSNSATSAITHLASKVVSKICESCLKLEADVKKYRSEISHMKQIENELRQKLETNMTTKSCLQAKQKECDELEKRIHELTNARHTDMLQLQNIERRLAEERRQKQSLDAQLNNEKKARKQAEEKAARPECSPQCKQRKQQMDEEIKQLSQKLKLAEEAKQIAEQHGRELEQQLRLFEAEIRNRDSLQPGADVLMNALAAMQDKNCTLEKNLSAETRVKLDLFSALGDAKRQLEISESLRRSKEDEVHDLKAKIAQLLAVMPTDSLCLPSCSSTGASSMLRMNDTPPLQSGPGPASPMLTSLSAAQAQQQLDFVVNQQQIANNQQQKQQQNQCPCVVPVSVSVATSVLVSQVSNGVTNANGSNLDPNATVYTPKCPNNNGGNVVVVGGSGDA